One window of the Roseovarius sp. THAF9 genome contains the following:
- a CDS encoding hemin-degrading factor, with protein sequence MSERSAPTPESIRAFQADNPKMRTRDQADALGIPEAQLVAAHVGRGTVRIAAHPDRVIPAAEKLGEVMALTRVEACVHEKVGEYGNYHPGDHAAMTLTEDIDLRIFQSHWVHAYAVESLTEDGPRRSLQVFDAAGDAVHKIHLREASYHDAWAGVLKDLAHENQADGQTVTARQPVEAPKSRPDKLDILREEWARLTDTHQFLRLCSKLKMNRLGAYRIAGAPFVRQLDPTAVDAMLHAVRGAGIEIMLFVGNRGCIQIHSGPIRNLRPMGPWQNVMDPGFNLHLRRDKVAEVWAVEKPTQRGPAISVEAFDAEGGLIFQTFGLGKEGRDSRLEWGRIVADLPSLEEVLA encoded by the coding sequence ATGAGCGAGCGATCTGCCCCCACCCCCGAATCCATACGTGCCTTCCAGGCCGATAACCCCAAAATGCGCACCCGCGATCAGGCCGACGCGCTCGGGATTCCAGAGGCGCAGCTTGTCGCCGCCCATGTCGGCCGCGGCACGGTGCGAATTGCCGCGCATCCCGACCGGGTGATCCCCGCCGCCGAGAAGCTGGGCGAGGTCATGGCCCTGACCCGGGTCGAGGCCTGCGTGCACGAGAAGGTGGGCGAATACGGCAACTACCATCCCGGCGACCATGCCGCGATGACCCTGACCGAGGATATCGACCTGCGGATTTTCCAGTCGCACTGGGTGCACGCCTACGCCGTGGAAAGCCTGACCGAGGATGGCCCGCGCCGGTCACTCCAGGTGTTCGACGCCGCCGGCGACGCCGTGCACAAGATCCACCTGCGCGAAGCCTCGTATCATGACGCTTGGGCGGGTGTCCTCAAAGACCTCGCGCACGAGAACCAGGCCGACGGTCAGACCGTCACCGCGCGCCAACCCGTCGAAGCGCCGAAATCACGGCCCGACAAGCTCGACATCCTGCGCGAGGAATGGGCGCGCCTGACCGACACGCACCAGTTCCTGCGCCTGTGCTCGAAGCTGAAGATGAATCGCTTGGGCGCCTACCGCATCGCGGGCGCGCCCTTCGTGCGCCAGCTTGACCCCACTGCGGTCGACGCCATGCTGCACGCCGTGCGCGGTGCCGGGATCGAGATCATGCTTTTCGTCGGCAACCGCGGTTGCATCCAGATCCATTCCGGCCCGATCCGCAACCTGCGCCCGATGGGGCCGTGGCAGAACGTGATGGACCCCGGCTTCAACCTGCACCTGCGGCGCGACAAGGTGGCCGAGGTCTGGGCCGTCGAGAAACCCACCCAACGCGGCCCCGCCATCTCGGTCGAGGCGTTCGATGCCGAGGGCGGCCTGATTTTCCAGACCTTCGGGCTGGGCAAGGAAGGACGCGATTCGCGGCTTGAATGGGGCCGGATCGTCGCGGATCTGCCTTCGCTTGAAGAGGTGCTGGCATGA